From Glycine max cultivar Williams 82 chromosome 11, Glycine_max_v4.0, whole genome shotgun sequence, the proteins below share one genomic window:
- the LOC100798140 gene encoding cyclin-D5-1, with product MESSGTFFSLSSLLCDEVGEAGFFEDPDENPGIFYSLDNPCFVLEDEELYIEYLFKQETGFGSQNHHLFASDDHSNSRHWLRSARVDAIDWIFDTQAKFGFKVETAYLSVTYFDRFLSERSIDESKPWAIRLLSVACLSLAAKMEEQNVPPLSEYPIEDYRFENKVIKNMELMILSTLDWKMGSATPFAYLHYFVGKFCPGSRPQSIITKAIEHIVAMIKDVNLMDQRPSIIASAAILAALDATLTRKAMDLRINVISSWGNLESGHVFFCYNLIQEKRKSKVKTPCSNLMSTKSSSTCVLENQSDTFSGAKRKLSFEDSENCAGQKLHRP from the exons ATGGAGAGTTCTGGCACCTTCTTTTCCTTGTCTAGCCTCTTGTGTGATGAAGTAGGAGAAGCTGGCTTCTTTGAAGACCCAGATGAGAACCCTGGCATTTTTTACTCTCTTGATAACCCATGTTTCGTTTTGGAGGATGAAGAGCtatatattgaatatttgtTCAAACAAGAAACGGGATTTGGATCCCAGAATCATCACTTGTTTGCCTCTGATGATCATTCTAACAGCAGACACTGGTTACGAAGTGCCCGTGTTGATGCCATTGACTGGATTTTCGAT ACACAAGCGAAATTTGGGTTCAAAGTTGAGACAGCCTATTTATCAGTGACTTATTTTGATCGGTTTCTATCAGAGCGTTCCATCGAT GAATCCAAACCTTGGGCTATTCGGTTATTATCCGTGGCATGTTTATCTCTAGCAGCAAAGATGGAAGAGCAAAATGTGCCTCCTCTATCTGAGTATCCAATAGAAGATTATCGCTTTGAGAATAAAGTAATTAAGAACATGGAACTGATGATTTTGAGTACCTTGGATTGGAAAATGGGATCAGCAACTCCTTTTGCCTATTTGCATTACTTTGTCGGCAAGTTCTGCCCTGGATCCAGACCACAATCAATAATCACTAAAGCCATTGAACATATTGTGGCCATGATCAAAG ATGTTAATTTGATGGATCAAAGACCATCTATAATTGCCTCGGCAGCCATATTGGCAGCTCTTGATGCTACATTAACAAGAAAAGCAATGGATCTTCGTATAAATGTAATCTCATCGTGGGGAAATCTAGAAAGT GGACATGTGTTTTTCTGTTACAATCTAATACAGGAAAAGAGGAAAAGCAAAGTTAAGACACCTTGCTCGAATTTAATGTCTACCAAGTCGAGCTCCACGTGTGTTCTTGAGAACCAATCTGACACTTTTTCGGGAGCTAAGAGAAAACTTAGTTTTGAGGACAGTGAAAATTGTGCGGGACAAAAGCTACATCGGCCTTAG
- the LOC100798670 gene encoding formin-like protein 6, whose protein sequence is MKARHLSFFYLHIIVFTLSLSLPIQVNTAKGINNTITNESGNNRRILHQPLFPASSAPPPAGTASPPPSTPVVETPPSPDGGNNIPFFHEYPAGPPADQNQHAAPSSTVNSTIANPTATQPTKGTKKVAIAISVGIVTLGMLSALAFFLYKHRAKHPVETQKLVAAGSGNNNNSNRNSNEVANTTSAPSSFLYIGTVEPTDSRDNRNAIKPNRSPYHKLKRSDRYRPSPELQPMPPLTKPPDGNYPPAVSSSSDSDEESRDTAFHSPQNSSVDGYYTPASRHSSLVNGSPAKKETNSTPTPVAVPFSKRTSPKSRVSAPSPEIRHVIIPSIKQPPPQSPPPPKHSRKPKFSAPPPPPNLKRLQSTKTTDTALHVSRTSLNPPPPPPPPPPPPPPLQRKSVSPAVSASSTTCASVKRQSWSPIQCSVTNVSEEVEQSQSVSSSERHEANDTDGAKPKLKALHWDKVRATSDRATVWDQIKSSSFQLNEDMMESLFGCKATNSAPKEPPRKKSVLPFVDQENRVLDPKKSQNIAILLRALNVTKDEVSEALLDGNPEGLGTELLETLVKMAPTKEEEIKLKNYDGDLSKLGSAERFLKAVLDIPFAFKRVEAMLYRANFDAEVNYLRKSFQTMEAASEELKNSRLFLKLLEAVLRTGNRMNVGTNRGDAKAFKLDTLLKLVDIKGTDGKTTLLHFVVQEIIRSEGAGAESANDNVKMDSKFNEDEFKKQGLQVVAGLSRDLSDVKKAAGMDSDVLSSYLSKLETGLDKVRLVFQYEKPDMQGNFFNSTKLFLKYAEDEIVRIKADERKALYLVKEVTEYFHGNATKEEAHPLRIFMIVRDFLNILDLVCKEVEKMHDRIVGGSGRSFRIPPNASLPVVNRYNHRKQDRSSDEESSSP, encoded by the exons ATGAAAGCTCGTCACTTGAGCTTCTTCTACCTCCACATCATCGTCTTCACACTCTCCCTATCCCTACCCATACAAGTCAACACTGCAAAAGGGATCAACAACACCATCACGAATGAATCTGGCAATAATAGAAGAATCCTGCACCAGCCATTGTTCCCGGCGAGTTCCGCTCCCCCGCCAGCAGGCACGGCGTCTCCACCACCGTCTACACCGGTGGTGGAAACTCCTCCCTCTCCGGACGGCGGCAACAACATCCCCTTCTTCCACGAGTACCCGGCGGGCCCCCCGGCGGATCAGAACCAACACGCAGCACCGTCGTCCACGGTGAACTCCACAATCGCAAACCCAACGGCAACACAGCCGACAAAGGGAACAAAAAAAGTAGCAATCGCGATCTCAGTGGGAATTGTGACGCTTGGGATGCTCTCGGCACTCGCTTTCTTTTTATACAAACACAGAGCAAAACACCCCGTGGAGACTCAAAAACTCGTGGCTGCTGGAAGTGGGAACAACAATAACTCAAACAGGAACAGCAACGAGGTTGCAAACACAACCTCGGCACCGTCGAGTTTCCTCTACATTGGGACCGTGGAGCCCACGGACTCACGAGATAATAGAAATGCTATTAAGCCCAACAGATCGCCGTATCACAAACTCAAGCGATCCGATCGCTACCGGCCGAGTCCCGAATTACAGCCAATGCCGCCGCTCACTAAGCCTCCCGACGGGAATTACCCGCCGGCGGTGTCTTCCTCGTCGGACTCCGACGAGGAGAGCCGCGATACGGCGTTTCATTCGCCGCAGAACTCGTCCGTCGATGGATATTACACGCCGGCTTCACGGCATAGCTCTCTGGTTAATGGTAGTCCTGCGAAGAAAGAAACGAATTCCACTCCCACACCCGTTGCTGTTCCGTTCTCCAAGAGAACTTCGCCCAAGTCACGCGTTTCGGCACCCTCGCCGGAGATTAGACACGTCATCATACCTTCCATAAAGCAGCCTCCACCACAGTCGCCGCCGCCACCTAAGCATTCGAGAAAGCCGAAATTCTCGGCGCCTCCCCCACCTCCGAATTTGAAGCGTCTTCAGTCAACAAAAACAACCGACACTGCTTTGCACGTGTCAAGGACTTCACTTaatcctcctcctccaccacctcctcctccGCCACCACCTCCACCGCTGCAGCGAAAATCAGTGTCTCCGGCGGTTAGTGCTTCCTCTACTACTTGTGCATCTGTAAAGCGACAATCTTGGTCACCAATTCAATGTAGTGTGACGAATGTTTCTGAGGAGGTGGAGCAAAGTCAAAGTGTGAGCTCTTCCGAGAGGCATGAAGCCAATGACACGGATGGAGCCAAACCAAAACTGAAAGCTCTGCATTGGGATAAAGTGCGTGCGACCTCAGACCGTGCTACTGTGTGGGACCAGATCAAATCAAGCTCCTTTCA GTTAAATGAAGACATGATGGAATCGTTGTTTGGATGCAAAGCCACAAATTCTGCACCGAAAGAACCTCCAAGAAAAAAATCAGTTCTTCCTTTCGTTGATCAGGAGAACAGGGTGTTAGACCCGAAGAAGTCACAGAACATAGCTATTCTTCTCAGGGCTTTGAATGTGACAAAAGATGAGGTGTCTGAAGCTCTTTTAGATG GGAATCCTGAAGGCTTGGGCACTGAGCTGTTGGAAACCCTAGTAAAGATGGCTCCTACTAAAGAGGAAGAGATAAAACTCAAAAACTATGATGGTGATCTCTCAAAACTTGGATCTGCAGAAAGATTTCTTAAAGCAGTGCTTGATATCCCTTTCGCCTTTAAACGAGTTGAAGCTATGCTATATAGAGCCAACTTTGATGCAGAAGTTAACTACCTTAGAAAGTCTTTTCAAACCATGGAG GCTGCAAGTGAGGAATTAAAGAACAGCCGGTTATTCCTCAAACTCCTTGAAGCTGTTCTAAGGACAGGAAACAGAATGAATGTTGGAACTAACCGAGGGGATGCTAAAGCTTTCAAATTGGACACACTTCTAAAACTTGTAGATATAAAGGGAACAGATGGAAAGACCACATTGCTCCACTTTGTGGTCCAAGAAATCATTAGATCTGAAGGTGCTGGAGCTGAATCTGCAAATGATAATGTGAAGATGGATTCCAAATTTAATGAAGATGAGTTTAAGAAGCAAGGCTTGCAGGTTGTGGCAGGGCTCAGTAGAGATCTTAGTGATGTAAAAAAAGCAGCCGGAATGGATTCAGATGTCTTGAGCAGCTATCTTTCAAAGCTTGAAACAGGGCTTGATAAAGTGCGATTGGTTTTCCAATATGAAAAGCCAGATATGCAAGGCAATTTCTTTAACTCCACAAAGCTATTTCTGAAATATGCTGAAGATGAAATTGTACGGATTAAAGCAGATGAGAGAAAAGCCTTGTACCTTGTAAAAGAAGTTACTGAATACTTTCATGGGAATGCAACAAAGGAAGAAGCCCACCCTCTCAGAATTTTCATGATTGTAAGAGACTTTTTGAATATCTTGGATCTAGTGTGCAAAGAAGTGGAAAAGATGCATGATAGAATTGTTGGTGGTTCTGGCAGATCTTTCCGAATACCTCCAAATGCATCATTACCTGTTGTCAACAGGTACAATCATCGAAAGCAAGATAGAAGCTCAGATGAGGAAAGCTCATCTCCCTAG